From Riemerella anatipestifer ATCC 11845 = DSM 15868, a single genomic window includes:
- a CDS encoding peptidase U32 family protein: MTKSGKIELMCPAGDFTSLQAALDNGADSVYFGVEQLNMRARASMNFTIDDLPEISRRCQEKGVRTYLTLNTIIYDHDLSIIKTLLDKAKEANLTAVIAMDQAVIAYARQIGMEVHISTQINITNIETVKFYAMFADTMVMSRELSISQVKKICTQIEKEQIKGPSGNLVEIEIFGHGALCMAVSGKCYLSLHSHNSSANRGACKQNCRKKYTVIDQESGFEIELDNEYMMSPKDLCTINFLDQIVDAGVKVLKIEGRGRAPEYVATVTKCYREAIDSIEDGSFSQEKVAEWMKQLETVYNRGFWSGYYLGQELGEWSPNPGSNATQKKLYIGKGRHYYPKSNIAEFLIEAYDLNVGDKVLIQGPTTGSQELEITEMMVDGKGISEKATKSEVITFKTDFRVRPSDKLYKIVKA; this comes from the coding sequence ATGACTAAAAGCGGAAAAATAGAACTAATGTGTCCTGCAGGAGATTTCACATCTCTTCAGGCAGCTTTAGATAATGGTGCAGACTCTGTCTATTTCGGTGTAGAACAGCTTAATATGAGAGCTAGAGCTTCTATGAATTTTACCATAGACGACTTACCTGAAATTAGCAGAAGATGCCAAGAGAAAGGTGTAAGAACCTATCTCACCCTCAACACTATTATTTATGACCATGATTTATCAATCATAAAAACCCTTTTAGACAAGGCAAAAGAAGCCAACCTTACCGCTGTGATTGCTATGGATCAGGCTGTGATTGCTTACGCAAGACAAATTGGTATGGAGGTACATATTTCTACTCAAATTAACATTACCAATATAGAAACTGTAAAATTCTATGCGATGTTTGCAGACACTATGGTAATGAGTAGAGAGCTTAGCATCAGCCAAGTAAAAAAGATTTGTACTCAAATAGAAAAGGAGCAAATTAAAGGTCCTTCTGGAAATTTAGTAGAAATAGAAATATTTGGACACGGAGCTTTATGTATGGCGGTTTCTGGAAAGTGTTATCTAAGTCTACATTCACATAATTCTTCTGCTAACCGTGGGGCTTGTAAACAAAACTGCCGAAAAAAATACACCGTAATAGACCAAGAAAGTGGTTTTGAAATAGAACTTGACAACGAGTATATGATGTCTCCTAAAGACTTATGCACCATCAATTTCTTAGACCAAATTGTAGATGCTGGGGTTAAAGTTCTAAAAATAGAAGGCAGAGGGCGTGCTCCCGAATATGTAGCTACCGTAACCAAGTGCTATAGAGAAGCCATAGACAGTATAGAAGACGGCTCTTTTTCTCAAGAGAAAGTAGCAGAATGGATGAAGCAACTAGAAACCGTTTACAATAGAGGTTTTTGGAGTGGTTACTATTTAGGACAAGAACTTGGAGAATGGTCTCCTAACCCAGGTTCTAATGCCACACAAAAGAAACTTTACATAGGTAAAGGCAGACATTATTATCCAAAATCTAACATTGCCGAGTTTTTAATAGAAGCATACGATTTGAATGTAGGCGATAAAGTTTTAATCCAAGGACCTACCACAGGTTCTCAAGAATTAGAAATCACTGAAATGATGGTGGACGGAAAGGGCATTAGCGAAAAAGCAACTAAGAGTGAAGTCATCACATTCAAAACTGACTTTCGTGTAAGACCTAGTGACAAGCTGTATAAAATTGTTAAGGCATAA
- a CDS encoding protein-disulfide reductase DsbD family protein, producing MKLRHLLLLWWTMLAVNFSAQIKDPVKFKLKVNELSNQEYEAVLTATLENGWHIYSKDLPEDSGIPTEMKVSGANIIPVGKIVEIGKKHDEFSEAFGARIVYFSNTATFKQKFKLKDASKPADVNVEITYQTCNDRVCLAPNTLEFEEKIKANLTETNSKENEQTPLQEAVKDTVNQNTNLTSAENTTPSAQALQGENSLRVESLNPKTPLTDCGIATEEESSSNWWILILGFIGGLIALLTPCVFPMIPLTVSFFTKGAANKAKGKRDAIIYGLFILVIFILLSIPFHIIDGISGNIFNDISTNVWLNLFFFGIFLFFALSFFGYYDITLPSWIANKSSKAEEAGGLIGIFFMALTLVIVSFSCTGPILGSLLGSAVTGSSDVPMLLTFALAGFGLSWAIVFGTLALFPQALQSLPKSGGWMNTVKVILGFIELALALKFLSKADLVSKTFLLKRELFIVLWIIITIGLVLYLFGKIRFPHDDKNAKTSTTRKVFGVLGIGFVIYLIQGLVPSDRPKLQLLSGILPPINVSYLHNEQEGILGMHPEHDFFVALEQAKKVNKPILIDFTGYGCENCRKMEEFVWSEPDILPILQNEVVLASLYVDDKEELPENEQIKIDMGGGQKKKVKTIGDRWSLFQQVNFNNNSQPHYVLVTPDGKVINKPVSGYMPKEEFKQFLECGVNWFKKNKK from the coding sequence ATGAAACTGAGACACTTATTACTTTTATGGTGGACTATGCTAGCCGTAAACTTCTCGGCTCAGATAAAAGACCCCGTAAAATTTAAACTAAAAGTTAATGAACTTAGTAACCAAGAGTATGAGGCAGTCCTTACTGCTACCTTAGAAAATGGTTGGCATATCTACTCCAAAGATTTACCCGAAGACAGTGGTATTCCTACTGAAATGAAAGTTTCAGGAGCGAATATAATTCCTGTGGGTAAAATTGTAGAAATTGGTAAAAAACACGACGAATTTTCGGAAGCCTTTGGAGCAAGAATTGTTTACTTCTCTAATACTGCCACATTCAAACAGAAATTTAAGCTAAAAGATGCGTCCAAACCTGCCGATGTAAATGTAGAAATTACTTATCAAACTTGTAACGACCGTGTATGTTTAGCTCCTAACACTTTAGAATTTGAGGAAAAAATTAAGGCTAATCTTACAGAAACCAACTCTAAAGAAAACGAACAAACGCCATTACAAGAGGCTGTTAAAGATACGGTAAACCAAAATACAAATCTAACCTCAGCAGAAAATACAACACCGTCCGCACAAGCACTACAAGGAGAAAATTCTCTAAGAGTAGAATCTTTAAATCCTAAAACACCGCTTACTGACTGTGGCATAGCTACAGAAGAAGAAAGCTCTAGCAACTGGTGGATTCTTATTTTAGGCTTTATTGGAGGGCTTATTGCATTATTAACACCTTGCGTTTTCCCTATGATTCCGCTTACGGTTTCATTCTTTACCAAAGGGGCAGCCAATAAGGCTAAAGGTAAACGAGATGCTATTATTTATGGACTATTTATTTTGGTAATTTTTATTTTACTGAGCATACCATTCCATATTATAGACGGCATTTCTGGGAATATATTTAATGATATTTCTACCAATGTTTGGCTTAATTTGTTCTTCTTTGGGATATTCTTATTCTTTGCATTGAGCTTCTTTGGATATTACGATATTACACTCCCAAGCTGGATTGCCAACAAATCTTCCAAAGCAGAAGAAGCTGGTGGGCTAATTGGTATTTTCTTTATGGCTCTTACTTTAGTAATTGTATCATTCTCTTGTACAGGTCCTATACTTGGTAGCTTACTCGGTAGCGCCGTTACTGGTTCTAGTGATGTACCAATGCTTCTTACCTTCGCTTTAGCTGGGTTTGGGTTATCTTGGGCTATTGTATTCGGTACGTTAGCGTTATTCCCTCAAGCGTTACAATCTTTGCCAAAGTCTGGTGGCTGGATGAATACCGTAAAAGTAATACTCGGTTTTATAGAGTTAGCTTTGGCTCTTAAATTCCTTTCTAAAGCAGACCTTGTATCTAAAACTTTTTTATTAAAGCGAGAACTTTTCATTGTATTGTGGATTATCATCACCATAGGACTTGTATTATATCTATTTGGGAAAATAAGATTTCCGCACGATGATAAAAACGCCAAAACATCCACCACTCGTAAGGTTTTCGGAGTACTTGGGATTGGGTTTGTTATTTATCTAATTCAAGGTCTTGTACCTTCGGACAGACCTAAATTACAACTACTAAGTGGCATTTTACCTCCTATCAACGTAAGCTACTTACACAACGAACAAGAAGGCATCTTAGGTATGCACCCAGAACACGACTTTTTCGTAGCTCTGGAACAAGCTAAAAAGGTAAACAAACCTATACTGATAGATTTTACAGGCTATGGTTGTGAAAACTGTAGAAAAATGGAAGAGTTCGTATGGTCTGAACCTGACATCTTGCCTATCTTACAAAATGAAGTTGTCCTAGCGTCCTTATATGTAGATGATAAAGAAGAACTTCCTGAAAACGAACAAATAAAAATAGATATGGGGGGCGGTCAGAAGAAAAAAGTGAAAACAATAGGAGACCGCTGGAGCCTTTTCCAACAAGTGAATTTCAATAATAATTCTCAACCCCATTATGTATTGGTAACGCCTGACGGAAAAGTCATCAATAAACCTGTCTCTGGATATATGCCAAAAGAAGAGTTTAAACAATTCTTAGAATGTGGTGTAAATTGGTTCAAAAAAAATAAAAAGTAA
- a CDS encoding Do family serine endopeptidase produces MKNNLKKLIPLAAVGVVSAATTFGTIEYFKNDNIADSSYFHTAKNDSQFAGLNAAALGDDFVKAAKTTVPAVVTIKNYQNNTRTSRSSEQDLLDFFFGDPFNRSQNQRQRQQQQAPQDMPTGLGSGVIISPDGYIISNNHVVAGASKLEVTLSNKKTYVAKLIGSDPSTDIALLKIEDSGLPYLNFANSDLLEVGQWVVAVGNPLGLNSTVTAGIVSAKGRSIDLLRQQSKTPIESFIQTDAVINRGNSGGALVNLSGDLVGINSAISSSSGYYEGYGFAVPSNLARKVVEDIKKFGIVQRGFLGISSLDLSDETQVKIYNQQTKSNLKSGNGIYVTEISNNSGAEDAGLKKGDVIVQIDDSKITDFADLSLAIGSKRPGDTVMVTYLRDGKTKTVRATLKDQSGNTKTRTKADLTVVEKLGAKFQPLSDENKVYYGLRSGVVVTDIDENSLLASKTGIDNNYIITEVNGKPVNSQKDIENILENYKGIVSIKYLDVYGRLTSRGFNMP; encoded by the coding sequence ATGAAAAATAATCTAAAAAAACTCATACCTCTAGCTGCCGTAGGTGTAGTTTCTGCAGCAACTACTTTTGGAACTATTGAATATTTTAAAAATGATAACATTGCTGACTCTTCGTATTTCCATACTGCTAAAAATGACAGTCAGTTTGCAGGACTTAATGCAGCCGCTTTAGGAGATGATTTCGTAAAAGCAGCCAAAACTACAGTACCTGCCGTGGTAACCATAAAAAATTATCAAAACAATACCAGAACTTCTAGAAGCTCTGAGCAAGACCTACTTGATTTTTTCTTTGGCGACCCATTCAACAGAAGTCAAAACCAAAGACAAAGACAACAACAGCAAGCACCACAAGATATGCCTACAGGTCTAGGTTCTGGGGTGATTATCTCTCCTGACGGATATATCATTTCTAACAATCACGTGGTAGCGGGAGCTAGTAAACTAGAAGTAACCCTAAGCAACAAAAAAACTTATGTGGCTAAACTTATAGGAAGTGACCCTTCTACTGACATTGCATTATTAAAAATAGAAGATAGCGGACTACCTTATCTTAACTTCGCAAACTCAGATTTATTAGAAGTAGGACAATGGGTAGTAGCCGTAGGAAATCCTCTAGGACTTAACTCTACCGTAACTGCAGGTATCGTTTCTGCAAAAGGAAGAAGCATTGACCTTTTAAGACAACAGTCTAAAACCCCTATTGAAAGCTTCATACAAACAGATGCTGTAATCAACAGAGGTAATAGTGGTGGAGCTTTAGTAAATCTTAGCGGAGACTTAGTGGGTATTAATTCTGCTATTTCCTCATCATCTGGATATTATGAAGGATATGGTTTCGCTGTTCCGTCTAACTTAGCAAGAAAAGTTGTAGAAGACATTAAGAAGTTCGGAATAGTACAAAGAGGGTTTCTAGGAATTAGTTCATTAGACTTATCTGACGAGACACAAGTAAAAATATACAACCAGCAGACTAAAAGCAACTTAAAATCAGGAAACGGAATCTACGTTACGGAAATCTCCAATAATAGTGGCGCCGAAGATGCTGGTCTTAAAAAAGGAGATGTCATCGTTCAAATAGATGATAGTAAAATTACTGATTTTGCTGACCTATCTCTAGCTATTGGTAGCAAAAGACCTGGAGATACCGTAATGGTAACTTACCTAAGAGACGGAAAAACTAAAACTGTAAGAGCCACACTAAAAGACCAAAGTGGAAATACAAAAACTAGAACTAAAGCTGACCTTACTGTCGTTGAAAAACTAGGAGCTAAATTCCAACCTTTAAGTGATGAAAACAAAGTCTATTACGGTCTTAGAAGTGGTGTAGTAGTTACAGATATAGACGAAAACAGCCTTCTTGCTAGCAAAACAGGTATTGATAACAACTATATCATCACAGAGGTTAATGGCAAGCCCGTTAATTCTCAGAAGGATATAGAAAATATCTTAGAAAACTACAAAGGTATTGTCTCTATAAAATATTTAGATGTTTATGGACGTTTAACTAGTAGAGGATTTAATATGCCTTAG
- the tilS gene encoding tRNA lysidine(34) synthetase TilS produces MISVDLFKTKLKELLPNYNEHQFLLAVSGGADSMVLAHLMKQIDAKIEIAHINYKLRSEDSDKDAALVQEFCEKHHILFHCYTVSEKDQKPSGSIQLWARELRYQFFRNIMKNRSLSHLVTAHHLNDQLETFIINLSRGSGIKGLAGIPNNENEILRPLLDFSKEEIYHFAEAHSIAFREDKSNQKQDYLRNKIRHSVVPNLEEINPDFLDNFRKSIDFLSEAKYFINQQIEYKIKEFSISTECKTIIDRHALEKESSFIQFEILNRFGFSNKAEISKMFTAETGKSFYSNGYQCLINREQFIISKKEPISNNDEDITLPSEKEIKLDQWITYEKKEILEWNFDAEQISLPLKLRRKEAGDFFYPKGMMGRKKVSKFFKDEKLSILAKSKIWLLCDNENRVLGIVPLRQDGRFASNDKTEKNIKIIL; encoded by the coding sequence ATGATTTCCGTGGATTTATTTAAAACTAAACTAAAGGAGCTACTACCTAACTACAACGAACATCAATTTCTATTAGCGGTAAGTGGCGGAGCAGATTCTATGGTATTGGCTCATCTGATGAAACAAATAGATGCTAAAATAGAAATTGCTCATATCAACTATAAATTAAGAAGCGAAGATTCGGATAAAGACGCTGCATTAGTCCAAGAGTTCTGCGAGAAGCATCATATTCTGTTTCATTGTTATACCGTTTCGGAAAAAGACCAAAAACCTTCGGGGTCTATTCAGCTATGGGCAAGAGAGCTTAGATATCAGTTCTTTAGAAATATTATGAAAAATCGGAGTCTAAGCCACCTCGTAACTGCTCACCACTTAAACGACCAGCTAGAAACCTTTATCATCAATCTTTCTAGAGGTAGTGGTATCAAAGGATTAGCGGGTATTCCTAATAACGAAAACGAAATTTTACGCCCTCTACTAGATTTTAGCAAAGAGGAAATTTATCATTTTGCAGAAGCACATTCAATAGCGTTTAGAGAAGATAAATCTAACCAAAAACAAGATTATCTTAGAAACAAGATAAGACATTCCGTAGTTCCAAATCTAGAAGAAATCAATCCTGATTTTTTGGATAATTTTAGAAAGAGTATTGATTTTTTATCTGAAGCCAAATACTTTATAAATCAACAAATTGAATACAAAATAAAAGAATTTTCAATAAGCACTGAATGTAAAACTATTATAGACCGACACGCTTTAGAAAAAGAATCTAGCTTTATTCAATTTGAAATACTCAATAGATTTGGGTTTAGCAATAAAGCGGAAATTAGCAAGATGTTTACAGCAGAAACTGGGAAATCGTTTTATTCCAACGGATACCAATGCCTTATCAACAGAGAGCAATTCATTATTAGTAAGAAAGAACCTATTTCAAATAATGATGAAGATATCACACTTCCCAGCGAAAAGGAAATAAAACTAGACCAATGGATAACCTACGAAAAAAAAGAGATTTTAGAATGGAACTTTGATGCAGAACAAATTTCTTTACCTCTAAAATTGAGGCGTAAAGAGGCTGGCGACTTCTTTTATCCAAAAGGAATGATGGGGAGAAAAAAGGTTTCTAAGTTTTTTAAAGACGAAAAATTGTCTATTTTAGCAAAATCAAAAATTTGGTTGCTTTGCGATAACGAAAATCGTGTTTTAGGCATTGTACCTTTGAGACAAGACGGCAGATTTGCCTCTAATGACAAAACAGAAAAAAACATCAAAATTATTTTATAA
- a CDS encoding alpha/beta fold hydrolase: MLNYEISGEGQEPLVLLHGFLENNSIWNDLEPYLSEHFSLIKIDLPGHGQSEVMGDVHTMELMAEEVKKVTDHLSLSRFHILGHSMGGYVSLAFAEKWHTQLKSLTLFFSTFQADDDAKKELRRKSFRIIQESFSTYVGAGVPLLFNPNEREQLDSKIEQAKKIALSTPTQGALAAVKGMIERTDKRNLLEQIETKVLVLAGRHDAAVNHETLLNLLPQRAFIKHYLLDCGHNGHWELPKECAEIINKELSY, encoded by the coding sequence ATGCTTAATTACGAGATTTCTGGTGAGGGACAAGAGCCTTTGGTCTTGTTGCACGGTTTTTTGGAAAACAATAGTATTTGGAACGATTTGGAGCCGTATTTATCCGAGCATTTTAGCCTAATCAAAATAGATTTACCAGGACACGGACAATCGGAGGTGATGGGCGATGTCCATACGATGGAACTTATGGCAGAAGAAGTGAAAAAGGTAACAGACCACCTCAGTCTGTCTAGGTTTCATATTTTGGGGCATTCTATGGGCGGCTATGTAAGTCTTGCTTTTGCAGAAAAATGGCATACACAACTTAAAAGCCTCACACTTTTTTTCTCTACCTTCCAAGCTGATGACGACGCTAAAAAGGAACTGAGAAGAAAAAGTTTTAGAATCATACAAGAAAGTTTTTCTACTTATGTAGGAGCTGGCGTTCCGCTTTTGTTCAATCCAAACGAGAGAGAACAGCTAGATTCTAAAATAGAACAAGCCAAGAAAATCGCCCTAAGCACGCCTACACAAGGAGCTCTAGCTGCCGTAAAAGGTATGATTGAACGAACAGATAAACGAAATCTACTTGAACAGATAGAAACCAAAGTACTGGTATTGGCAGGGCGACACGATGCCGCTGTAAACCACGAAACATTGCTTAATCTTTTGCCACAAAGAGCGTTTATAAAGCACTACCTCCTAGACTGCGGACACAACGGACACTGGGAACTTCCTAAAGAGTGTGCTGAAATTATCAATAAAGAATTAAGCTACTAA
- a CDS encoding glycosyltransferase family 2 protein: MPEVSIITPCYNASKFLKETINSVLNQTFTNWEWIISDDNSKDNSVEIIKQINDPRIKLIESKQNGGAGKARNLALELATGRYITFLDADDLWETNFLEEMVSFMKRENAELAYSNYARCDENLTPTIEDFKADKIVTFNNLLKTCRLSLLSSMYDSQRVGKEFFPEGSKREDHVMWLNLLKKIPQGKPLPKTMAKYRMHSNSVSRKKSNIIKDQYLVYKDFMNFSTLKSLYYTAHWAFNGFLKYSKWFN, translated from the coding sequence ATGCCCGAAGTCTCTATTATAACGCCTTGTTACAATGCTTCTAAGTTTTTAAAAGAAACTATAAACTCTGTGCTCAATCAAACCTTTACAAATTGGGAGTGGATTATTTCTGACGATAACTCCAAGGATAATTCAGTAGAGATTATAAAACAGATTAACGACCCAAGAATAAAACTGATAGAATCTAAACAAAACGGTGGAGCAGGAAAGGCTAGAAACCTAGCACTAGAACTAGCAACAGGCAGATATATTACCTTCCTAGATGCTGACGATTTATGGGAAACTAATTTTCTTGAAGAAATGGTATCCTTTATGAAAAGAGAAAATGCAGAACTTGCTTACTCTAACTATGCTAGATGTGATGAAAATTTGACGCCCACCATAGAAGACTTTAAGGCTGACAAAATAGTAACATTCAATAACCTACTAAAAACCTGCAGACTTTCTCTACTATCCTCTATGTACGATAGCCAAAGAGTGGGCAAAGAATTCTTCCCCGAAGGCTCTAAAAGAGAAGACCATGTTATGTGGCTTAACCTGTTAAAGAAAATTCCGCAAGGAAAGCCACTCCCTAAAACAATGGCAAAATATCGTATGCATAGCAACAGTGTTTCTAGGAAAAAGAGCAATATTATCAAAGACCAATATCTAGTTTATAAAGACTTTATGAATTTTTCTACTTTAAAATCACTCTACTATACGGCACATTGGGCTTTTAATGGCTTTTTAAAATACTCTAAATGGTTTAACTAA
- the serS gene encoding serine--tRNA ligase has product MLQVQFLREQKSRVLEGLKKRNFKELNLVDEAIATDDERKKIQYELDENLAQMNKISKEIGLLMKEGKKQEAEEAKTKTGEFKQKSQDLQQLLKEKEESLLNILYQIPNIPADIVKAGSSADDNEVVYQSCDTFEMGTEALPHWELAKKYNLIDFELGVKIAGAGFPVYLGKGARLQRALVQFFLDKNTDAGYLEVNPPHVVNEASGYGTGQLPDKEGQMYFVNEDNLYLIPTAEVPVTNIYRDVILEEKKLPVKNTAFSQCYRREAGSYGADVRGLNRLHQFEKVEIVRLEKPENSYTALDEMVAHVKSILEDLELPFRILRLCGGDMGFTSALTYDFEVWSAAQQRWLEVSSVSNFESFQANRLKCRYKSGDDKPQLVHTLNGSAMALPRVMAALLENNQTEEGVKIPEKLRAYTRFESI; this is encoded by the coding sequence ATGTTACAAGTTCAATTTTTAAGAGAGCAAAAAAGCCGTGTTTTAGAAGGGCTTAAAAAGAGAAATTTTAAGGAGCTAAACCTTGTAGATGAGGCAATAGCGACTGATGACGAAAGAAAGAAAATACAGTATGAGTTAGATGAAAATCTAGCTCAAATGAATAAAATATCCAAAGAGATAGGGCTTCTAATGAAGGAAGGAAAGAAGCAAGAAGCAGAGGAGGCTAAAACTAAAACAGGAGAGTTTAAGCAGAAATCACAGGATTTACAACAGTTGTTAAAAGAAAAAGAGGAGTCTCTACTGAATATTCTTTATCAAATCCCAAATATACCAGCAGATATTGTAAAAGCGGGTAGTTCGGCAGATGATAATGAGGTGGTGTATCAGTCTTGTGATACTTTTGAGATGGGAACAGAGGCTTTGCCACACTGGGAACTTGCTAAAAAATACAATCTAATTGATTTTGAATTGGGTGTAAAGATAGCAGGGGCAGGTTTTCCAGTTTATTTAGGTAAAGGAGCTAGGCTACAAAGAGCATTAGTGCAGTTTTTTCTTGATAAAAATACCGATGCAGGTTACTTAGAAGTAAATCCGCCGCATGTAGTAAATGAAGCCTCTGGTTATGGTACGGGGCAACTTCCTGATAAAGAGGGACAAATGTATTTTGTGAATGAGGATAATTTATATCTTATTCCTACAGCAGAAGTGCCTGTAACCAATATTTATAGAGATGTAATCTTGGAGGAAAAAAAACTTCCTGTAAAGAATACGGCTTTTTCTCAATGTTACAGAAGAGAAGCAGGAAGCTACGGTGCTGATGTGAGAGGACTTAACCGTCTTCATCAATTTGAAAAAGTAGAGATTGTAAGACTAGAAAAACCTGAAAACTCTTACACTGCACTAGATGAGATGGTGGCTCATGTAAAATCTATTTTAGAGGATTTGGAATTGCCATTTAGAATTTTGCGTTTATGTGGTGGTGATATGGGCTTTACTTCTGCACTTACTTACGATTTTGAGGTGTGGAGTGCGGCTCAACAGAGATGGTTGGAGGTATCTTCGGTGTCTAACTTTGAAAGTTTTCAAGCTAATAGATTAAAATGCAGATATAAATCAGGAGATGATAAACCTCAGTTAGTACATACATTAAATGGTTCTGCGATGGCCTTACCTAGAGTAATGGCAGCACTTTTAGAGAACAACCAAACGGAAGAAGGTGTTAAAATTCCAGAAAAGCTAAGAGCATATACAAGATTTGAGAGTATATAA
- a CDS encoding ferredoxin, which produces MVIVTLQRDKCIGCNYCAEFAPEYFRMSKKDGKSVLLKSTDKKGFHTIKVPLPEAFEPCDKAAKACPVKIISVKEI; this is translated from the coding sequence ATGGTTATTGTTACACTACAACGAGATAAATGTATTGGGTGCAACTACTGTGCGGAGTTTGCTCCAGAATACTTTAGAATGTCAAAAAAAGATGGTAAGTCTGTTCTGCTGAAATCTACCGATAAAAAAGGGTTTCACACAATAAAAGTACCCCTACCAGAAGCTTTTGAACCTTGTGATAAGGCAGCTAAGGCGTGTCCTGTAAAAATAATTTCTGTAAAAGAAATCTAA
- a CDS encoding 5-formyltetrahydrofolate cyclo-ligase: MTKAELRKIYLEKRKQLSENTINELSKKIAHLFFLQFNPTENQNIHCFIPIKKFKEVNTLPLIESCFSKKINVFVPKVINTEMIAIELKENTPLSENKWGILEPSENTHANVTHFDYIITPLLYCDDKGNRVGYGKGFYDQLFRITPPTTKKIGVNFFSPLENIDDLRNEDISLDYLITPSEILSF, from the coding sequence ATGACCAAAGCGGAACTTAGAAAAATTTATCTAGAGAAAAGAAAGCAACTTTCTGAAAATACCATAAATGAGCTATCAAAAAAAATAGCTCATTTATTCTTTTTACAATTCAACCCCACTGAAAACCAAAATATTCATTGTTTTATTCCTATAAAAAAATTTAAGGAAGTTAATACTTTACCTCTTATAGAGTCTTGTTTTTCAAAAAAAATAAATGTATTTGTTCCAAAAGTTATCAATACAGAAATGATAGCCATTGAACTGAAAGAAAACACTCCGCTATCTGAAAACAAATGGGGAATATTAGAACCTTCTGAAAATACTCACGCGAATGTAACTCACTTTGATTACATCATCACACCTCTACTCTATTGTGATGATAAAGGCAACCGAGTAGGCTACGGAAAAGGGTTCTATGACCAACTTTTCAGGATTACACCTCCTACTACAAAAAAAATAGGAGTGAACTTTTTTTCACCTTTAGAAAATATAGACGATTTAAGAAACGAAGATATTTCGTTAGATTACCTTATTACACCTTCGGAGATACTATCTTTCTGA
- a CDS encoding T9SS type A sorting domain-containing protein, translated as MKAIVSILPILFFSTSLAQTKIVIQYDEAGNQIYRGPESNIQSLSKTNTEKEKLVIIEHQNTKEEDIFLTNIELYPIPVKDILTIRWSSEVDDLIDHVSLYEHNLLTNLFTQKNIPHLNREIKIDLTPNRTGVYILSFQLKNGKTISKNIIKE; from the coding sequence ATGAAGGCTATTGTTTCTATTCTACCTATATTATTTTTTTCTACTAGTCTAGCACAAACAAAAATAGTCATACAGTACGACGAAGCTGGTAATCAGATTTACAGAGGACCTGAGAGCAATATACAATCCTTATCAAAAACCAATACCGAAAAGGAAAAGTTGGTAATCATTGAACATCAAAACACCAAAGAAGAGGATATATTTCTAACTAATATAGAACTTTATCCTATTCCTGTAAAAGACATTTTAACCATAAGATGGAGTTCCGAAGTAGATGATTTAATAGACCATGTTTCTTTATATGAACATAATCTTTTAACAAATTTGTTCACTCAGAAAAATATACCCCATCTTAATAGAGAAATTAAAATAGACCTAACGCCTAATCGTACAGGAGTTTATATTTTGAGTTTTCAGCTGAAAAATGGAAAGACCATATCCAAAAATATCATAAAAGAATAA